A stretch of Mastacembelus armatus chromosome 1, fMasArm1.2, whole genome shotgun sequence DNA encodes these proteins:
- the LOC113127722 gene encoding uncharacterized protein LOC113127722 isoform X6 yields the protein MTEIHIYICLLSALTVVQMKSLHITGHVGKNVTISCSDWNSWTDVNSKVKYFCVSPCNYKDIIVKAAPGESKKKDRIHVTNTNQYLNVTFTGLQISDSKQYYCGLEVFGLDTLIEVTLEVTNESAPYLIVGSIFIITIMMVLLMFTVKLIKKKIIVKTTQEEIEGESVHSEGIYQSLHLSMEEKDQVYDTLTPNKREQHTTHNFE from the exons ATGACAGAAATCcacatttatatttgtcttcTTTCTG CTCTGACTGTTGTGCAGATGAAGAGTCTCCACATAACAGGCCATGTTGGGAAAAATGTGACAATCTCATGCTCAGACTGGAACAGTTGGACTGATGTAAACTCTAAAGTTAAATACTTTTGTGTCAGTCCATGCAACTATAAAGACATCATTGTCAAAGCAGCACCTGGAGAATctaaaaaaaaggacagaataCATGTTACTAAcacaaatcaatatttaaatgtgaCCTTCACTGGTCTCCAAATATCAGACTCCAAACAATATTATTGTGGTCTAGAGGTATTTGGATTGGATACATTAATAGAGGTGACTCTTGAAGTTACAAATG AATCTGCACCATATTTGATTGTAGGTTCCATTTTTATAATAACCATAATGATGGTCCTACTGATGTTTACTGTGaagttaataaagaaaaaaataa TTGTGAAGACCACCCAAGAAGAAATAGAAGGAGAG AGTGTCCATTCTGAAGGAATCTACCAATCCCTCCACCTGTCTATGGAGGAGAAAGACCAAGTCTATGACACTCTCACACCCAACAAAAGAGAACAGCACACCACGCACAACTTTGAATGA
- the LOC113127722 gene encoding uncharacterized protein LOC113127722 isoform X2 — MTEIHIYICLLSALTVVQMKSLHITGHVGKNVTISCSDWNSWTDVNSKVKYFCVSPCNYKDIIVKAAPGESKKKDRIHVTNTNQYLNVTFTGLQISDSKQYYCGLEVFGLDTLIEVTLEVTNGPQTTAQTVTVKSAVSLAESAPYLIVGSIFIITIMMVLLMFTVKLIKKKIIVKTTQEEIEGESVHSEGIYQSLHLSMEEKDQVYDTLTPNKREQHTTHNFE; from the exons ATGACAGAAATCcacatttatatttgtcttcTTTCTG CTCTGACTGTTGTGCAGATGAAGAGTCTCCACATAACAGGCCATGTTGGGAAAAATGTGACAATCTCATGCTCAGACTGGAACAGTTGGACTGATGTAAACTCTAAAGTTAAATACTTTTGTGTCAGTCCATGCAACTATAAAGACATCATTGTCAAAGCAGCACCTGGAGAATctaaaaaaaaggacagaataCATGTTACTAAcacaaatcaatatttaaatgtgaCCTTCACTGGTCTCCAAATATCAGACTCCAAACAATATTATTGTGGTCTAGAGGTATTTGGATTGGATACATTAATAGAGGTGACTCTTGAAGTTACAAATG GTCCCCAAACAACTGCTCAGACAGTCACTGTGAAATCTGCTGTGTCATTAGCTG AATCTGCACCATATTTGATTGTAGGTTCCATTTTTATAATAACCATAATGATGGTCCTACTGATGTTTACTGTGaagttaataaagaaaaaaataa TTGTGAAGACCACCCAAGAAGAAATAGAAGGAGAG AGTGTCCATTCTGAAGGAATCTACCAATCCCTCCACCTGTCTATGGAGGAGAAAGACCAAGTCTATGACACTCTCACACCCAACAAAAGAGAACAGCACACCACGCACAACTTTGAATGA
- the LOC113127721 gene encoding CMRF35-like molecule 5, whose amino-acid sequence MIIHEFVFLLSALTVVQMKSLHITGHVGKNVTISCSNWNSWTDVNSKAKYFCVSPCNDKDFIIKAASGESKKKDRIHVTNTKQYLNVTFTDLQISDSKQYYCGLEVFGLDTLIEVTLEVTNGPQTTAQTVTVKSAVSLAGTNSSTVSSSSSNMIDSTPISHNNLNTTAPTVSSISAAGIYLIIGFLVIITVLMFLLKLMMKMKKQQKVSSPDLLQEQNVEYAEVQPEDHQTESSPIAVSTVHFSTDDSSDTVYANTSYHQDNECDKYSNAVSLRSDSSSEGGPRSTCRITDPQSDFYSLAEIPTKHTEPTVVFGQSESDR is encoded by the exons ATGATAattcatgaatttgtttttcttctttctg CTCTGACTGTTGTGCAGATGAAGAGTCTCCACATAACAGGCCATGTTGGGAAAAATGTGACAATCTCATGCTCAAACTGGAACAGTTGGACTGATGTAAACTCTAAAGCTAAATACTTTTGTGTCAGTCCATGCAACGATAAAGACTTCATCATCAAAGCAGCATCTGGAGAATctaaaaaaaaggacagaataCATGTTACtaacacaaaacaatatttaaatgtgaCCTTCACTGATCTCCAAATATCAGACTCCAAACAATATTATTGTGGTCTAGAGGTATTTGGATTGGATACATTAATAGAGGTGACTCTTGAAGTTACAAATG GTCCCCAAACAACTGCTCAGACAGTCACTGTGAAATCTGCTGTGTCATTAGCTGGTACGAACAGCTCCACTGTATCTTCAAGCAGCTCAAATATGATTGATTCAACGCCCATATCACACAACAACCTTAATACAACAGCACCTACTGTGTCATCAATATCAGCAGCTG GAATATATTTGATAATAGGTTTCCTTGTCATAATAACTGTACTGATGTTCCTACTAAAACttatgatgaagatgaagaaacaACAGA AAGTGTCAAGTCCTGATTTGCTACAGGAACag aATGTTGAATATGCAGAGGTCCAACCTGAAGACCACCAAACTGAGAGTTCGCCTATTGCTGTCTCTACTGTCCACTTCTCCACTGATGATTCCTCAGACACTGTCTATGCTAACACATCCTACCACCAAGACAATGAGTGTGACAAGTATTCAAATGCTGTTTCTTTAAGATCAGATTCCAGCTCTGAGGGTGGTCCACGTAGCACCTGCAGGATCACTGATCCCCAAAGTGATTTCTACTCTCTTGCTGAAATACCCACGAAACACACTGAGCCCACTGTGGTATTTGGTCAATCTGAGAGCGACAGATAA
- the LOC113127722 gene encoding uncharacterized protein LOC113127722 isoform X3 yields MTEIHIYICLLSALTVVQMKSLHITGHVGKNVTISCSDWNSWTDVNSKVKYFCVSPCNYKDIIVKAAPGESKKKDRIHVTNTNQYLNVTFTGLQISDSKQYYCGLEVFGLDTLIEVTLEVTNGPQTTAQTVTVKSAVSLAGSIFIITIMMVLLMFTVKLIKKKIIVVKTTQEEIEGESVHSEGIYQSLHLSMEEKDQVYDTLTPNKREQHTTHNFE; encoded by the exons ATGACAGAAATCcacatttatatttgtcttcTTTCTG CTCTGACTGTTGTGCAGATGAAGAGTCTCCACATAACAGGCCATGTTGGGAAAAATGTGACAATCTCATGCTCAGACTGGAACAGTTGGACTGATGTAAACTCTAAAGTTAAATACTTTTGTGTCAGTCCATGCAACTATAAAGACATCATTGTCAAAGCAGCACCTGGAGAATctaaaaaaaaggacagaataCATGTTACTAAcacaaatcaatatttaaatgtgaCCTTCACTGGTCTCCAAATATCAGACTCCAAACAATATTATTGTGGTCTAGAGGTATTTGGATTGGATACATTAATAGAGGTGACTCTTGAAGTTACAAATG GTCCCCAAACAACTGCTCAGACAGTCACTGTGAAATCTGCTGTGTCATTAGCTG GTTCCATTTTTATAATAACCATAATGATGGTCCTACTGATGTTTACTGTGaagttaataaagaaaaaaataa tAGTTGTGAAGACCACCCAAGAAGAAATAGAAGGAGAG AGTGTCCATTCTGAAGGAATCTACCAATCCCTCCACCTGTCTATGGAGGAGAAAGACCAAGTCTATGACACTCTCACACCCAACAAAAGAGAACAGCACACCACGCACAACTTTGAATGA
- the LOC113127722 gene encoding uncharacterized protein LOC113127722 isoform X1 has translation MTEIHIYICLLSALTVVQMKSLHITGHVGKNVTISCSDWNSWTDVNSKVKYFCVSPCNYKDIIVKAAPGESKKKDRIHVTNTNQYLNVTFTGLQISDSKQYYCGLEVFGLDTLIEVTLEVTNGPQTTAQTVTVKSAVSLAESAPYLIVGSIFIITIMMVLLMFTVKLIKKKIIVVKTTQEEIEGESVHSEGIYQSLHLSMEEKDQVYDTLTPNKREQHTTHNFE, from the exons ATGACAGAAATCcacatttatatttgtcttcTTTCTG CTCTGACTGTTGTGCAGATGAAGAGTCTCCACATAACAGGCCATGTTGGGAAAAATGTGACAATCTCATGCTCAGACTGGAACAGTTGGACTGATGTAAACTCTAAAGTTAAATACTTTTGTGTCAGTCCATGCAACTATAAAGACATCATTGTCAAAGCAGCACCTGGAGAATctaaaaaaaaggacagaataCATGTTACTAAcacaaatcaatatttaaatgtgaCCTTCACTGGTCTCCAAATATCAGACTCCAAACAATATTATTGTGGTCTAGAGGTATTTGGATTGGATACATTAATAGAGGTGACTCTTGAAGTTACAAATG GTCCCCAAACAACTGCTCAGACAGTCACTGTGAAATCTGCTGTGTCATTAGCTG AATCTGCACCATATTTGATTGTAGGTTCCATTTTTATAATAACCATAATGATGGTCCTACTGATGTTTACTGTGaagttaataaagaaaaaaataa tAGTTGTGAAGACCACCCAAGAAGAAATAGAAGGAGAG AGTGTCCATTCTGAAGGAATCTACCAATCCCTCCACCTGTCTATGGAGGAGAAAGACCAAGTCTATGACACTCTCACACCCAACAAAAGAGAACAGCACACCACGCACAACTTTGAATGA
- the LOC113127722 gene encoding uncharacterized protein LOC113127722 isoform X8 has translation MTEIHIYICLLSALTVVQMKSLHITGHVGKNVTISCSDWNSWTDVNSKVKYFCVSPCNYKDIIVKAAPGESKKKDRIHVTNTNQYLNVTFTGLQISDSKQYYCGLEVFGLDTLIEVTLEVTNGSIFIITIMMVLLMFTVKLIKKKIIVKTTQEEIEGESVHSEGIYQSLHLSMEEKDQVYDTLTPNKREQHTTHNFE, from the exons ATGACAGAAATCcacatttatatttgtcttcTTTCTG CTCTGACTGTTGTGCAGATGAAGAGTCTCCACATAACAGGCCATGTTGGGAAAAATGTGACAATCTCATGCTCAGACTGGAACAGTTGGACTGATGTAAACTCTAAAGTTAAATACTTTTGTGTCAGTCCATGCAACTATAAAGACATCATTGTCAAAGCAGCACCTGGAGAATctaaaaaaaaggacagaataCATGTTACTAAcacaaatcaatatttaaatgtgaCCTTCACTGGTCTCCAAATATCAGACTCCAAACAATATTATTGTGGTCTAGAGGTATTTGGATTGGATACATTAATAGAGGTGACTCTTGAAGTTACAAATG GTTCCATTTTTATAATAACCATAATGATGGTCCTACTGATGTTTACTGTGaagttaataaagaaaaaaataa TTGTGAAGACCACCCAAGAAGAAATAGAAGGAGAG AGTGTCCATTCTGAAGGAATCTACCAATCCCTCCACCTGTCTATGGAGGAGAAAGACCAAGTCTATGACACTCTCACACCCAACAAAAGAGAACAGCACACCACGCACAACTTTGAATGA
- the LOC113127722 gene encoding uncharacterized protein LOC113127722 isoform X7, whose amino-acid sequence MTEIHIYICLLSALTVVQMKSLHITGHVGKNVTISCSDWNSWTDVNSKVKYFCVSPCNYKDIIVKAAPGESKKKDRIHVTNTNQYLNVTFTGLQISDSKQYYCGLEVFGLDTLIEVTLEVTNGSIFIITIMMVLLMFTVKLIKKKIIVVKTTQEEIEGESVHSEGIYQSLHLSMEEKDQVYDTLTPNKREQHTTHNFE is encoded by the exons ATGACAGAAATCcacatttatatttgtcttcTTTCTG CTCTGACTGTTGTGCAGATGAAGAGTCTCCACATAACAGGCCATGTTGGGAAAAATGTGACAATCTCATGCTCAGACTGGAACAGTTGGACTGATGTAAACTCTAAAGTTAAATACTTTTGTGTCAGTCCATGCAACTATAAAGACATCATTGTCAAAGCAGCACCTGGAGAATctaaaaaaaaggacagaataCATGTTACTAAcacaaatcaatatttaaatgtgaCCTTCACTGGTCTCCAAATATCAGACTCCAAACAATATTATTGTGGTCTAGAGGTATTTGGATTGGATACATTAATAGAGGTGACTCTTGAAGTTACAAATG GTTCCATTTTTATAATAACCATAATGATGGTCCTACTGATGTTTACTGTGaagttaataaagaaaaaaataa tAGTTGTGAAGACCACCCAAGAAGAAATAGAAGGAGAG AGTGTCCATTCTGAAGGAATCTACCAATCCCTCCACCTGTCTATGGAGGAGAAAGACCAAGTCTATGACACTCTCACACCCAACAAAAGAGAACAGCACACCACGCACAACTTTGAATGA
- the LOC113127722 gene encoding uncharacterized protein LOC113127722 isoform X5, with amino-acid sequence MTEIHIYICLLSALTVVQMKSLHITGHVGKNVTISCSDWNSWTDVNSKVKYFCVSPCNYKDIIVKAAPGESKKKDRIHVTNTNQYLNVTFTGLQISDSKQYYCGLEVFGLDTLIEVTLEVTNESAPYLIVGSIFIITIMMVLLMFTVKLIKKKIIVVKTTQEEIEGESVHSEGIYQSLHLSMEEKDQVYDTLTPNKREQHTTHNFE; translated from the exons ATGACAGAAATCcacatttatatttgtcttcTTTCTG CTCTGACTGTTGTGCAGATGAAGAGTCTCCACATAACAGGCCATGTTGGGAAAAATGTGACAATCTCATGCTCAGACTGGAACAGTTGGACTGATGTAAACTCTAAAGTTAAATACTTTTGTGTCAGTCCATGCAACTATAAAGACATCATTGTCAAAGCAGCACCTGGAGAATctaaaaaaaaggacagaataCATGTTACTAAcacaaatcaatatttaaatgtgaCCTTCACTGGTCTCCAAATATCAGACTCCAAACAATATTATTGTGGTCTAGAGGTATTTGGATTGGATACATTAATAGAGGTGACTCTTGAAGTTACAAATG AATCTGCACCATATTTGATTGTAGGTTCCATTTTTATAATAACCATAATGATGGTCCTACTGATGTTTACTGTGaagttaataaagaaaaaaataa tAGTTGTGAAGACCACCCAAGAAGAAATAGAAGGAGAG AGTGTCCATTCTGAAGGAATCTACCAATCCCTCCACCTGTCTATGGAGGAGAAAGACCAAGTCTATGACACTCTCACACCCAACAAAAGAGAACAGCACACCACGCACAACTTTGAATGA
- the LOC113127722 gene encoding uncharacterized protein LOC113127722 isoform X4, which translates to MTEIHIYICLLSALTVVQMKSLHITGHVGKNVTISCSDWNSWTDVNSKVKYFCVSPCNYKDIIVKAAPGESKKKDRIHVTNTNQYLNVTFTGLQISDSKQYYCGLEVFGLDTLIEVTLEVTNGPQTTAQTVTVKSAVSLAGSIFIITIMMVLLMFTVKLIKKKIIVKTTQEEIEGESVHSEGIYQSLHLSMEEKDQVYDTLTPNKREQHTTHNFE; encoded by the exons ATGACAGAAATCcacatttatatttgtcttcTTTCTG CTCTGACTGTTGTGCAGATGAAGAGTCTCCACATAACAGGCCATGTTGGGAAAAATGTGACAATCTCATGCTCAGACTGGAACAGTTGGACTGATGTAAACTCTAAAGTTAAATACTTTTGTGTCAGTCCATGCAACTATAAAGACATCATTGTCAAAGCAGCACCTGGAGAATctaaaaaaaaggacagaataCATGTTACTAAcacaaatcaatatttaaatgtgaCCTTCACTGGTCTCCAAATATCAGACTCCAAACAATATTATTGTGGTCTAGAGGTATTTGGATTGGATACATTAATAGAGGTGACTCTTGAAGTTACAAATG GTCCCCAAACAACTGCTCAGACAGTCACTGTGAAATCTGCTGTGTCATTAGCTG GTTCCATTTTTATAATAACCATAATGATGGTCCTACTGATGTTTACTGTGaagttaataaagaaaaaaataa TTGTGAAGACCACCCAAGAAGAAATAGAAGGAGAG AGTGTCCATTCTGAAGGAATCTACCAATCCCTCCACCTGTCTATGGAGGAGAAAGACCAAGTCTATGACACTCTCACACCCAACAAAAGAGAACAGCACACCACGCACAACTTTGAATGA